The following proteins are encoded in a genomic region of Gossypium hirsutum isolate 1008001.06 unplaced genomic scaffold, Gossypium_hirsutum_v2.1 scaffold_204, whole genome shotgun sequence:
- the LOC121226478 gene encoding U11/U12 small nuclear ribonucleoprotein 25 kDa protein isoform X1, with protein sequence MESGAKEEGKVLGYNSKYVKKVALLSTLAALLDDPILADVPKEPSLSNVDILINLELGSAMCISIFKLDGTFFGTLHMLSLSRTQTHRARQAFSHIEFVFETKVSTCLDWLSLEFEDVAVMNSATVKDLKLAIEKKVIELEQSKMGHRHISWRHVWANFCLAHHNEKLFNDGAALQDFGVRNNSQVHFLPYVVSKGSGRHSKRRKHRFFLGLNKHS encoded by the exons ATGGAGTCAGGGGCGAAGGAGGAAGGGAAAGTGCTGGGATATAACAGCAAATACGTGAAGAAAGTGGCGTTACTTTCAACACTGGCTGCACTCCTTGACGATCCAATTCTCGCCGATGTCCCTAAGGAACCCAGTTTGTCCAATGTCGATATCCTAATCAACCTTGAACTGGGGAGTGCCATGTGTATCTCTATCTTCAAATTAGATGGAACCTTCTTCGGTACGCTTCATATGCTCTCTCTCTCGCGCACACAGACACACAGAGCTAGGCAGGCCTTCAGCCACATAGAATTTGTGTTTGAAACTAAAGTCAGTACTTGTTTGGATTGGCTTTCCTTGGAATTTGAAGATGTTGCAGTGATGAATTCAGCCACGGTGAAAGACTTGAAGCTCGCAATCGAGAAGAAAGTGATTGAGTTAGAGCAATCCAAGATGGGGCATCGACACATTTCATG GAGGCACGTTTGGGCTAATTTCTGCCTAGCACACCACAATGAGAAGCTCTTTAATGATGGCGCTGCACTTCAGGATTTTGGTGTTCGAAATAATTCTCAG GTACATTTTTTACCTTATGTTGTCTCAAAAGGTTCTGGGAGACATTCTAAGAGGAGAAAACACCGTTTCTTCCTTGGCCTGAACAAGCATTCATGA
- the LOC121226478 gene encoding U11/U12 small nuclear ribonucleoprotein 25 kDa protein isoform X2 → MESGAKEEGKVLGYNSKYVKKVALLSTLAALLDDPILADVPKEPSLSNVDILINLELGSAMCISIFKLDGTFFDVAVMNSATVKDLKLAIEKKVIELEQSKMGHRHISWRHVWANFCLAHHNEKLFNDGAALQDFGVRNNSQVHFLPYVVSKGSGRHSKRRKHRFFLGLNKHS, encoded by the exons ATGGAGTCAGGGGCGAAGGAGGAAGGGAAAGTGCTGGGATATAACAGCAAATACGTGAAGAAAGTGGCGTTACTTTCAACACTGGCTGCACTCCTTGACGATCCAATTCTCGCCGATGTCCCTAAGGAACCCAGTTTGTCCAATGTCGATATCCTAATCAACCTTGAACTGGGGAGTGCCATGTGTATCTCTATCTTCAAATTAGATGGAACCTTCTTCG ATGTTGCAGTGATGAATTCAGCCACGGTGAAAGACTTGAAGCTCGCAATCGAGAAGAAAGTGATTGAGTTAGAGCAATCCAAGATGGGGCATCGACACATTTCATG GAGGCACGTTTGGGCTAATTTCTGCCTAGCACACCACAATGAGAAGCTCTTTAATGATGGCGCTGCACTTCAGGATTTTGGTGTTCGAAATAATTCTCAG GTACATTTTTTACCTTATGTTGTCTCAAAAGGTTCTGGGAGACATTCTAAGAGGAGAAAACACCGTTTCTTCCTTGGCCTGAACAAGCATTCATGA